In a single window of the Thunnus thynnus chromosome 9, fThuThy2.1, whole genome shotgun sequence genome:
- the LOC137189406 gene encoding protocadherin alpha-C2-like isoform X3 produces MVHHVRQLFGRGYVSVFLLLSATIITVSTVTHYSVPEEMEEGSVVANLATDLGLDVKTLKGRKMRLDVVGNKKYFDINKDTGELFILERIDREFLCPLKNAHCFLKLDAMIENPIRMFNIEVEIMDINDNAPHFRRGTMHLDISESSPVGERFSLNNAADPDVGTNSVKDYHLSSSEYFALEIQTGRDGTKFADLILKKTLDREQQPVHNLILTAVDGGVPTRTGTASIIIRVLDVNDNAPSFDKDKYTVDVMENSPIGSLVIKLNATDLDEGSNSDIVYSYSLYTSERTQNMFSLNPENGEIRVKEMINYEDLRLYEMEVIASDKGPNSLSGQCKLTIQVTDMNDNHPEISIKSFHSPIKEDTAVDTVIAVVSVNDKDSGDNGVVDLHIPDNMPFKLRESSDNYYELVVSEPLDREKVPEYDITFTVTDRGSPPLSDNETMTLELLDVNDNVPQFPQSFYTIRVMENNAPGALLSSLTAFDPDLHENQYLVYFILEKEIANTSMSMLFSINPENGNLYALKTFDYEIEKEFLFHIEARDSGSPPLSSNVTVHIIIVDQNDNAPVIVSPWRAHGSVVEEKIPRSTDKGSLVAKVIALDTDSVHNSRITYQFLQVTDATLFSLDQYNGEIRTMRMFSYRDPRHQRLVVIAKDNGDPALSATVTIKLSTVETAVKAYSDMTEVPLEYDIFSDLNLYLVIGLGSVSFLLLITILVTIVLKCQKPKPSKAAPPCRNSVISERNSTIADSTLVSNDAYWYSLFLAETRKGKLVVRQPVPKGSRYIVSSIPRSTGMSETSESAASTLQYPK; encoded by the exons ATGGTGCATCATGTCCGACAGTTATTTGGGAGAGGGTATGTTTCAgtatttctccttctttctgcCACGATAATCACGGTATCTACCGTCACCCATTATTCTGTTCCCGAAGAAATGGAGGAAGGCTCAGTCGTTGCTAATTTAGCAACTGATCTGGGATTAGATGTGAAGACGctaaaaggaaggaaaatgcGCTTAGACGTTGTAggcaataaaaaatattttgacatcAACAAGGACACGGGAGAGCTGTTTATTTTGGAAAGAATAGACAGAGAGTTTTTGTGCCCCTTGAAAAATGCGCACTGCTTTCTTAAGTTGGATGCTATGATTGAAAACCCAATACGAATGTTTAATATCGAGGTCGAAATTATGGATATTAATGATAACGCTCCTCATTTTCGGCGGGGAACGATGCATTTGGACATATCTGAATCAAGCCCCGTTGGAGAGAGATTCTCACTGAATAACGCTGCAGACCCAGATGTTGGAACGAATTCTGTGAAAGATTACCATCTGAGCTCAAGCGAATATTTTGCGCTTGAAATTCAGACCGGTAGAGACGGGACAAAGTTTGCTGATTTGATTCTGAAAAAAACTTTAGATAGAGAGCAGCAGCCTGTTCATAATTTAATACTGACTGCTGTGGACGGTGGAGTCCCCACGCGCACAGGTACAGCCAGTATCATTATCCGCGTGCTCGATGTCAACGACAACGCCCCTTCATTTGACAAAGACAAATACACCGTAGATGTGATGGAGAACTCTCCGATTGGCAGTCTAGTAATTAAACTAAATGCCACTGACTTAGATGAAGGGTCCAACTCTGATATAGTTTATTCATATAGTTTGTATACATCAGAGAgaacacaaaatatgtttagCTTGAatccagaaaatggtgaaatcaGAGTGAAAGAGATGATAAATTATGAAGATTTGAGACTTTATGAAATGGAGGTTATTGCCAGTGATAAAGGGCCAAACTCATTATCTGGACAGTGTAAACTGACAATACAGGTCACAGATATGAATGACAATCACCCAGAAATATCCATCAAATCATTTCATAGTCCGATCAAAGAAGATACTGCAGTAGACACAGTGATAGCAGTAGTTAGTGTTAATGATAAAGACTCAGGTGACAACGGAGTGGTTGATCTTCATATTCCAGATAATATGCCTTTCAAACTGAGGGAATCATCTGATAACTATTATGAGTTAGTGGTCTCAGAGCCTTTAGACCGTGAGAAGGTCCCAGAATACGACATCACTTTCACTGTAACAGACAGAGGTTCTCCTCCTTTATCTGACAATGAAACTATGACTTTAGAGCTGCTGGATGTGAATGACAATGTTCCACAGTTCCCTCAGTCATTTTATACTATACGTGTAATGGAGAATAACGCACCTGGGGCCTTGCTCAGTTCACTCACTGCGTTTGACCCTGACCTCCATGAAAACCAGTATCTAGTTTATTTCATCCTAGAGAAGGAGATAGCCAACACCTCCATGTCCATGCTGTTCTCCATCAATCCAGAGAATGGTAATCTTTATGCACTAAAAACTTTTGACTATGAGATTGAAAAGGAGTTTCTTTTTCACATAGAGGCCAGAGACTCTGGTTCTCCTCCACTCAGCAGCAACGTGACCGTCCATATCATTATTGTGGACCAAAACGACAACGCTCCGGTCATTGTCTCTCCGTGGCGTGCGCACGGCTCCGTAGTGGAGGAAAAAATCCCCAGATCCACCGATAAAGGCTCCCTGGTTGCGAAGGTGATAGCCTTAGACACCGACTCGGTGCACAACTCTCGGATTACCTACCAGTTTCTACAGGTGACTGACGCCACCttgttcagtctggatcaaTACAACGGAGAGATCCGGACTATGAGGATGTTCAGTTACAGAGATCCGCGACACCAGAGACTGGTTGTTATTGCCAAGGACAACGGGGATCCTGCTCTCTCTGCTACAGTCACCATCAAGCTTTCCACAGTGGAGACTGCTGTTAAGGCCTACTCTGACATGACTGAGGTGCCTCTAGAATATGACATCTTCTCAGACCTAAACCTGTATTTGGTCATTGGTTTGGGCTCGGTGTCATTTCTCCTGCTGATCACCATATTGGTCACCATCGTGCTCAAGTGTCAGAAACCCAAGCCCAGCAAAGCAGCTCCTCCCTGCAGGAACAGTGTGATCAGTGAGAGGAACTCCACCATCGCAGACTCCACTCTGGTCTCCAACGATGCCTACTGGTACAGTCTGTTTCTAGCAGAGACCAGGAAAGGAAAGCTGGTGGTCAGACAGCCTGTGCCAAAGGGCTCCAGATACATCGTGTCCAGTATACCAAGGAGCACAGGAATGTCAGAGACTAGTGAATCAGCAGCTTCTACTCTGCAG TACCCTAAATGA
- the LOC137189406 gene encoding protocadherin alpha-C2-like isoform X1 codes for MVHHVRQLFGRGYVSVFLLLSATIITVSTVTHYSVPEEMEEGSVVANLATDLGLDVKTLKGRKMRLDVVGNKKYFDINKDTGELFILERIDREFLCPLKNAHCFLKLDAMIENPIRMFNIEVEIMDINDNAPHFRRGTMHLDISESSPVGERFSLNNAADPDVGTNSVKDYHLSSSEYFALEIQTGRDGTKFADLILKKTLDREQQPVHNLILTAVDGGVPTRTGTASIIIRVLDVNDNAPSFDKDKYTVDVMENSPIGSLVIKLNATDLDEGSNSDIVYSYSLYTSERTQNMFSLNPENGEIRVKEMINYEDLRLYEMEVIASDKGPNSLSGQCKLTIQVTDMNDNHPEISIKSFHSPIKEDTAVDTVIAVVSVNDKDSGDNGVVDLHIPDNMPFKLRESSDNYYELVVSEPLDREKVPEYDITFTVTDRGSPPLSDNETMTLELLDVNDNVPQFPQSFYTIRVMENNAPGALLSSLTAFDPDLHENQYLVYFILEKEIANTSMSMLFSINPENGNLYALKTFDYEIEKEFLFHIEARDSGSPPLSSNVTVHIIIVDQNDNAPVIVSPWRAHGSVVEEKIPRSTDKGSLVAKVIALDTDSVHNSRITYQFLQVTDATLFSLDQYNGEIRTMRMFSYRDPRHQRLVVIAKDNGDPALSATVTIKLSTVETAVKAYSDMTEVPLEYDIFSDLNLYLVIGLGSVSFLLLITILVTIVLKCQKPKPSKAAPPCRNSVISERNSTIADSTLVSNDAYWYSLFLAETRKGKLVVRQPVPKGSRYIVSSIPRSTGMSETSESAASTLQASTTSSGSST; via the exons ATGGTGCATCATGTCCGACAGTTATTTGGGAGAGGGTATGTTTCAgtatttctccttctttctgcCACGATAATCACGGTATCTACCGTCACCCATTATTCTGTTCCCGAAGAAATGGAGGAAGGCTCAGTCGTTGCTAATTTAGCAACTGATCTGGGATTAGATGTGAAGACGctaaaaggaaggaaaatgcGCTTAGACGTTGTAggcaataaaaaatattttgacatcAACAAGGACACGGGAGAGCTGTTTATTTTGGAAAGAATAGACAGAGAGTTTTTGTGCCCCTTGAAAAATGCGCACTGCTTTCTTAAGTTGGATGCTATGATTGAAAACCCAATACGAATGTTTAATATCGAGGTCGAAATTATGGATATTAATGATAACGCTCCTCATTTTCGGCGGGGAACGATGCATTTGGACATATCTGAATCAAGCCCCGTTGGAGAGAGATTCTCACTGAATAACGCTGCAGACCCAGATGTTGGAACGAATTCTGTGAAAGATTACCATCTGAGCTCAAGCGAATATTTTGCGCTTGAAATTCAGACCGGTAGAGACGGGACAAAGTTTGCTGATTTGATTCTGAAAAAAACTTTAGATAGAGAGCAGCAGCCTGTTCATAATTTAATACTGACTGCTGTGGACGGTGGAGTCCCCACGCGCACAGGTACAGCCAGTATCATTATCCGCGTGCTCGATGTCAACGACAACGCCCCTTCATTTGACAAAGACAAATACACCGTAGATGTGATGGAGAACTCTCCGATTGGCAGTCTAGTAATTAAACTAAATGCCACTGACTTAGATGAAGGGTCCAACTCTGATATAGTTTATTCATATAGTTTGTATACATCAGAGAgaacacaaaatatgtttagCTTGAatccagaaaatggtgaaatcaGAGTGAAAGAGATGATAAATTATGAAGATTTGAGACTTTATGAAATGGAGGTTATTGCCAGTGATAAAGGGCCAAACTCATTATCTGGACAGTGTAAACTGACAATACAGGTCACAGATATGAATGACAATCACCCAGAAATATCCATCAAATCATTTCATAGTCCGATCAAAGAAGATACTGCAGTAGACACAGTGATAGCAGTAGTTAGTGTTAATGATAAAGACTCAGGTGACAACGGAGTGGTTGATCTTCATATTCCAGATAATATGCCTTTCAAACTGAGGGAATCATCTGATAACTATTATGAGTTAGTGGTCTCAGAGCCTTTAGACCGTGAGAAGGTCCCAGAATACGACATCACTTTCACTGTAACAGACAGAGGTTCTCCTCCTTTATCTGACAATGAAACTATGACTTTAGAGCTGCTGGATGTGAATGACAATGTTCCACAGTTCCCTCAGTCATTTTATACTATACGTGTAATGGAGAATAACGCACCTGGGGCCTTGCTCAGTTCACTCACTGCGTTTGACCCTGACCTCCATGAAAACCAGTATCTAGTTTATTTCATCCTAGAGAAGGAGATAGCCAACACCTCCATGTCCATGCTGTTCTCCATCAATCCAGAGAATGGTAATCTTTATGCACTAAAAACTTTTGACTATGAGATTGAAAAGGAGTTTCTTTTTCACATAGAGGCCAGAGACTCTGGTTCTCCTCCACTCAGCAGCAACGTGACCGTCCATATCATTATTGTGGACCAAAACGACAACGCTCCGGTCATTGTCTCTCCGTGGCGTGCGCACGGCTCCGTAGTGGAGGAAAAAATCCCCAGATCCACCGATAAAGGCTCCCTGGTTGCGAAGGTGATAGCCTTAGACACCGACTCGGTGCACAACTCTCGGATTACCTACCAGTTTCTACAGGTGACTGACGCCACCttgttcagtctggatcaaTACAACGGAGAGATCCGGACTATGAGGATGTTCAGTTACAGAGATCCGCGACACCAGAGACTGGTTGTTATTGCCAAGGACAACGGGGATCCTGCTCTCTCTGCTACAGTCACCATCAAGCTTTCCACAGTGGAGACTGCTGTTAAGGCCTACTCTGACATGACTGAGGTGCCTCTAGAATATGACATCTTCTCAGACCTAAACCTGTATTTGGTCATTGGTTTGGGCTCGGTGTCATTTCTCCTGCTGATCACCATATTGGTCACCATCGTGCTCAAGTGTCAGAAACCCAAGCCCAGCAAAGCAGCTCCTCCCTGCAGGAACAGTGTGATCAGTGAGAGGAACTCCACCATCGCAGACTCCACTCTGGTCTCCAACGATGCCTACTGGTACAGTCTGTTTCTAGCAGAGACCAGGAAAGGAAAGCTGGTGGTCAGACAGCCTGTGCCAAAGGGCTCCAGATACATCGTGTCCAGTATACCAAGGAGCACAGGAATGTCAGAGACTAGTGAATCAGCAGCTTCTACTCTGCAG GCATCCACAACCAGCAGCGGCAGTTCCACATAA